Genomic segment of Eupeodes corollae chromosome 2, idEupCoro1.1, whole genome shotgun sequence:
gaatttgaaaaaagttcatAGTGTAAATTATGTACaagtatataatattttttttatcctcGCATGTCTTATGTATACAGTTACAGTtacttaaatacatacatacatatattcgttCTTATactcctgtttttttttttttgtatttattgtaagCAAACTATTCGTTGGTCACtccaaacatttcaattttgtgcataacaattttttttttttaataacttaacaCACGCGAaaatccttattttaaaaaaatgtattcaatcaTTTTTCAACTCAATGGTGATGAGTTTTTTTGTGATCCATCATAAGATCTGTAGTTGGAAATCTTTTCGTGCATGTATCACAAATTTTATCTAAATCCCGAGCCGGAGGAGTTCGCATGGCTTGACTTAGTAGAGTTTTACGATGAAAGCTTCTTACTGACCTAGGATAAACTGATAATCGGTCACGCGATTCGCGAGTATAATTAGGACTATCTCGATCTCGGGCATTTGACTGAACTCACGCTTTGAAAAGCCCACCCGTATGATGGTGTCGTCGACTGTACCTCACTACTTCTGTTTCGGATGATGACTTTTGTGGGACTACGTTGCGCTGGTTATTGAATAAGGCTAATTCTGATTCTGTGTGCTGAGTATTTGTGTGGCGTACCCATTCAGCCGGTGTCGTAAAAGACCTAGTGGAATGATAGAGAAATCAGTATTTTCACAAGACGCGacaatatttaaagtaaattacaTTGTGCATAGGTCGCAGATGAGTGTTACATGATCCCCTGATACTTGATGAGGCTGCAATAGCTTTTATGTTATAGAAATTGTCACAACACTGCCTATCGAACCTACTTACCGACATTCGTCTTCGTTTCTTTGGCACATACACCGACTTGGAAGTGGAAGACGATTGATTGAATGCACTGGAAGAATTGTCAGAATCCTTGTCCGGTTCGGGCTTCTCCATGTGGCTTTCCATGTGTCGCACCCACGACTTGGGCTCGTCAAATGAGGTCTTACAAACATCACACACTAACCGCGTATAGGGCATGTGATCCATGCTGTCCAATGGCGGTTGACTGAGGTCTTCTTCGCCGCTTGTTGGAGCCTCGAGTTTTATCGGTGCTGGAATCCCCGAGCGTGGATTTTTTAGTTTGAGGACAATTTTCGGAAGGCCCGCCGACGATGGGGACACATCACCTCCACCCGACGGATCATGCCATGAATCGGTTGGTTCCTCTTTAATATGACAGCAGTTCATGGGTTCCTCTGGGGTTGACAACGGGTCAATGGGTAAACTTATTCGACGAAAGGGTTGACTATGTGCAACTGCTGACTTTTCTTCCATGGAATGGTTATTGTGATGTAGATCCGTTCGCATTGTTAGTTTTGGTGCTGGAGCTAGTTCCATGGGGCTGTCTATTTCTGAGGATTCAGCACATCCAGAACAGCCACTTTCTCTGCACGAAACACGTACACTCGGTGGACACTGTGCATTTATTTCAGGTGGATATGAATAATTTCCATCGACGACGGGTTCTGGATCGATGGCAACATCTTTGTTCACTGATATTCGTCCGCCCAGAGAATTCGAATTAACAACTCGAAGGAGACCTATATGCGGTGGTTTTGGCGACTTAACTATAACTGGACTTTCTTCTGGAAGCACAGATGCACCTAAACCTCTAAGTTCGTTGGCAAAACGTGATGTATTGATTTCTCCATGATTTGATTTGGAATAATCGCAGCTATTAACCTCAGAGCTGCTATTGGGAGGAGCAGCACGACACAATCCACGGATTTTCAATAATTCTCCACCACGAAGAACTTCACTTAGGACTTCATTTGGGACAGTTGCTTCCCCACTGTACATATACTGAACTAAAATTTGAATGGTGCGTTGTGTTAGGTCTGGTGGAAGAACAATATGTAATATTCCAGTAGACGAAGTCGATGGTAGAGTCGAGTCAAAAATTGTAGCGAAGAACtgttagaaaacaaaaactgatcATATCTTGATATTCTTTGTATATTATAGGAAGGCGTACCTGGCTAGAAGAGCTGAGGATAAATTTGTGCGCTGAAATACCCATTTTTTGAATACCAGGTTCTGGGTTGCTGCTGTATAGAAGGACATCGGCAAATCGTtcatttcttcaaataaaaataaaagcaaatcaTCAATACAAAGagttgatacaaatttaataagtcTTCGAGGAATTTTACCTGAATAAAGTTGATATGGCCGTGTTTAAGTGTGTTAAATGGGAATCCCATTTCAGGTGATAGTTTTCAACTGTcataattgtttcttttttgttagctTATGTATTACAACAAATTCAGTTAAAtgctgaaaaaaattaaatatattatacaattttgttttaaaacaatgaatatatgtaagtatttttaaaattgactgtttatattgtaatttttttatttcaacaaatttggaattttttatcTATGTATTTTActgaaaattcataaaacagtTACTCCATTTTAAGCTAACTCAAGCACAGCGCCTCCTAGAACTCgaaattgtttttcgaaaatcatttttattgttgtgtCAAGAAATATTGTGCAAGTGTCATTGTTCCAAATTgttagaatattttaataacgacaattgttaaaaatttgttcatctgtcatttagaaaataatgttgttataataactttaaattGCGATATAAATAACGACAGAAAAATTAAAGCTGCTTATAACTTGCTtagacatttaaataaaacaaaatatttcttaaataacatgtttacttgttttttaataaagatgaaaataaaaaagaggattcgataaaaacattgatttattaTATAATGGAAGTTTATAGTTCCATTTAGATGGCGTATGGATTTTAAATTCAGTTTCTCCCTAAcccaataaaaaacaattacgaGTACTGTTTCTAAACAAATCAATTACTTTGACAATTCCTTGCTTCCGAGCAGAgttatggatttttaaaaattgtaactatTTGACACTTCAAGATTAAGTATAATAACGATGTGACAACgtcatatttttacaaatcgtAATCCATGCCTATGCAGGTTGATACCCATTAAGTAATTTCATTTGCTGTTAACTGCATTCTTTGACCAATGAAACTAGTTAGTTGGTCAAGTGTTATAAACTTCAAACTGGGACATTTATTCCAataacctctactttaagtatATCATTCAGGTTatgttaaagtggctgtccaagatggaaacggacacacggaccagtttaatggcccattgtgataccacatgaatcttcaGGCTTcatcctaagctcaatggaaccagtttgagtcccttacgaaacgtgagaagcTGATAATAattatatgatttagatcgtttagatcattaaagaagaattctcctaggtaattcctgcgttttcgagccagagcagggcatgtacagagaagatgaagaaatgtttcctcctcttcctcttccatacagcttctgcaaaaggcATTTgggaatacgcctagtctcgtggcgtgctttcctatttgacagtgtccggttatgacaactattatcgagcttataggcgatctgcttagagatagcaagcac
This window contains:
- the LOC129948000 gene encoding uncharacterized protein LOC129948000 isoform X2 is translated as MTVENYHLKWDSHLTHLNTAISTLFRNERFADVLLYSSNPEPGIQKMGISAHKFILSSSSQFFATIFDSTLPSTSSTGILHIVLPPDLTQRTIQILVQYMYSGEATVPNEVLSEVLRGGELLKIRGLCRAAPPNSSSEVNSCDYSKSNHGEINTSRFANELRGLGASVLPEESPVIVKSPKPPHIGLLRVVNSNSLGGRISVNKDVAIDPEPVVDGNYSYPPEINAQCPPSVRVSCRESGCSGCAESSEIDSPMELAPAPKLTMRTDLHHNNHSMEEKSAVAHSQPFRRISLPIDPLSTPEEPMNCCHIKEEPTDSWHDPSGGGDVSPSSAGLPKIVLKLKNPRSGIPAPIKLEAPTSGEEDLSQPPLDSMDHMPYTRLVCDVCKTSFDEPKSWVRHMESHMEKPEPDKDSDNSSSAFNQSSSTSKSVYVPKKRRRMSVFYDTG
- the LOC129948000 gene encoding uncharacterized protein LOC129948000 isoform X1, which produces MTVENYHLKWDSHLTHLNTAISTLFRNERFADVLLYSSNPEPGIQKMGISAHKFILSSSSQFFATIFDSTLPSTSSTGILHIVLPPDLTQRTIQILVQYMYSGEATVPNEVLSEVLRGGELLKIRGLCRAAPPNSSSEVNSCDYSKSNHGEINTSRFANELRGLGASVLPEESPVIVKSPKPPHIGLLRVVNSNSLGGRISVNKDVAIDPEPVVDGNYSYPPEINAQCPPSVRVSCRESGCSGCAESSEIDSPMELAPAPKLTMRTDLHHNNHSMEEKSAVAHSQPFRRISLPIDPLSTPEEPMNCCHIKEEPTDSWHDPSGGGDVSPSSAGLPKIVLKLKNPRSGIPAPIKLEAPTSGEEDLSQPPLDSMDHMPYTRLVCDVCKTSFDEPKSWVRHMESHMEKPEPDKDSDNSSSAFNQSSSTSKSVYVPKKRRRMSPHQVSGDHVTLICDLCTMSFTTPAEWVRHTNTQHTESELALFNNQRNVVPQKSSSETEVVRYSRRHHHTGGLFKA